A window of Lacibacter sediminis contains these coding sequences:
- the trxA gene encoding thioredoxin has translation MATIKLTAQDFKEKVFNYETEKEWKYSGTVPAIIDFYADWCGPCKMVAPVLEELAMEYEGKIVIYKVDTEAEMELAAVFGIQSIPTFLFIPVDADPMMQPGAFPKKVFKEIIEDHLLKQKEPEA, from the coding sequence ATGGCAACGATCAAACTCACCGCACAGGATTTTAAAGAAAAGGTCTTTAACTACGAAACTGAAAAAGAATGGAAATACAGCGGTACTGTTCCTGCCATCATTGATTTTTATGCCGATTGGTGTGGTCCTTGTAAAATGGTGGCACCTGTGTTGGAAGAATTAGCTATGGAATACGAAGGAAAGATCGTCATCTATAAAGTTGATACAGAAGCAGAGATGGAACTTGCAGCAGTATTCGGTATACAGAGTATCCCAACATTTTTATTTATTCCTGTTGATGCAGATCCCATGATGCAACCGGGTGCATTTCCAAAGAAAGTATTCAAAGAAATTATTGAAGATCATTTGTTGAAACAGAAAGAGCCTGAGGCTTAA
- a CDS encoding sensor histidine kinase, producing MSHISTIRNFVFKNGYLLILGGWLLTFSYLFQYYWSYTSAPVQVKKTLQKAINKREDDFTKILADTALLLDLKKGRAEKKEVTNLIAKDYFIFIASDGADGFQTRFWNTQTILPNIELWQRANGIWFEQLINGYYTVYKETVKLSDGSLCYAMALIPVKWNYFVPASYLSNSFTYLEGIEKYYSLSDVQQTELQVKSTDGTGLFWLKEQTNFPQPLNKTTVILRLLSVFCFLMFLHKTAAALANKYSFLVGLSFLIGAIIIIRTLSYYFPVPLNLRQFSLFDPAVYGSNNILRSLGDLFINSFLLLWVLLFIRRYGRSAMLLPLKINNKAGLAVTAVLLFALTILFGNIIRSMVADSQISFDVTNFFELTVFSFAGFILLGSLALNYFLLADWLFGFLKRYSEGRLQIQMLALTITGLVYLTLTVSSAAVVYHLILLGWLLLLMTLLNREGLQLRFLPSNGRVIFWLFFFSVSLTTLLIAENDRKELQKATSMAEKLSLQTDPSAENLLNIALRNFRPEFLDNEFHRFTTSSGNQFLKDSLISENFSGYLNKFETEIYTFTGAEEPQPLFNIDSISFNTLNTVYKLQSKPTSVRDWQYYEESFDKFYYIARREVTDRETNQVIGYVFIISRPKRYADEKFYPELFSRTFNLLPDDMPSHAYAIYKNKELISSVNDYPFPIHLNDTKKARLLIEQKKRNGYSELWYTISKDLTVIVVRPQNRLLEGITLFAYLFCVFLIMLAIFRLVQYILQLGIKPEKWKEHLQLTFRTQVHTTIIGISIFSFLVIGASTIFFFINRHSRINKERLSRTIGIMRTEVEVALNNHAVFDDVLKAYDDAASAELQGKINRISEIHGVDVNIYDPAGNLRLSSQPYYYNKGLLSRKTDPLAYYKLSQEYLVQTIEDEKVGSRSYMSIYVPVRDSDGQTYAYLNIPYFTSQNELKQEISNFLVTLINLNAFIFLIAGLVAFFVTSRITNSFAIISEKMKEIKLGKTNEAIVWNRNDEIGELVQEYNGMVKQLEESANLLARSEREGAWREMARQVAHEIKNPLTPMKLSIQYLQKAVDSNSADAKNISQSVAKTLVEQIDYLSNIASDFSNFANIGNPRLEKVNLVESVQSVVDLFNMHEDAHIAFSTTAEAAFVMADKTQLNRLFTNLTRNAIEAAPADETALVKLQVEVKEEKVLVAVTDNGQGIRPDLQDKIFYPNFTTKTSGTGLGLAMCKSIVEQMKGEIWFVTEQQKGSTFFVELPLIQ from the coding sequence TTGAGCCACATTTCAACCATCCGCAACTTCGTTTTCAAAAATGGCTACCTGCTTATTTTAGGCGGTTGGTTACTTACGTTCTCTTATCTTTTTCAATATTACTGGTCTTACACCTCTGCACCTGTGCAGGTGAAAAAAACATTACAGAAAGCTATTAATAAAAGGGAAGACGATTTTACAAAAATTCTTGCCGATACAGCTTTATTACTTGATCTGAAAAAAGGTCGTGCTGAAAAGAAAGAAGTAACGAACTTGATTGCTAAGGATTACTTCATCTTTATTGCTTCTGATGGTGCTGATGGATTTCAAACACGTTTCTGGAATACGCAAACTATTTTGCCAAACATTGAGTTGTGGCAACGTGCAAACGGTATCTGGTTTGAGCAACTGATCAATGGCTATTATACTGTTTATAAAGAAACGGTGAAACTCAGTGATGGTTCGCTTTGTTATGCCATGGCACTCATTCCCGTAAAGTGGAATTATTTTGTTCCTGCCAGCTATCTCAGCAACAGTTTTACTTATCTCGAAGGGATTGAAAAATACTATTCGCTCAGTGATGTGCAGCAAACAGAATTGCAGGTAAAAAGTACCGATGGCACAGGTTTGTTCTGGTTAAAAGAGCAGACTAACTTTCCGCAACCGCTAAACAAAACAACAGTTATTTTAAGATTGCTTTCTGTTTTTTGTTTCTTAATGTTTCTGCACAAAACTGCTGCGGCTCTTGCAAATAAATATTCATTTCTTGTTGGATTATCTTTTCTTATTGGCGCAATTATCATCATTCGAACGTTGAGTTATTATTTTCCGGTGCCGTTGAATCTGCGGCAGTTCAGTCTGTTCGATCCTGCAGTGTATGGCTCCAATAATATTCTCCGGTCATTAGGTGATCTCTTTATCAATTCATTTTTATTGTTGTGGGTACTGTTGTTCATACGTAGGTATGGACGATCAGCAATGTTGCTGCCGTTAAAGATCAATAACAAAGCAGGACTGGCTGTTACAGCGGTATTGCTCTTCGCATTAACCATTCTGTTTGGAAATATTATCCGGAGTATGGTTGCTGATTCACAGATATCGTTCGACGTTACTAATTTCTTTGAACTTACAGTTTTCAGTTTCGCCGGGTTTATCTTACTTGGCTCGCTTGCATTGAACTATTTTTTATTAGCCGATTGGTTGTTTGGATTTCTCAAACGTTACAGCGAAGGCAGGCTCCAGATCCAGATGCTGGCCTTAACCATTACAGGTCTTGTTTATCTGACACTTACTGTAAGTTCTGCTGCAGTTGTCTATCATCTTATTTTGCTTGGATGGTTGTTGTTGTTAATGACCCTGCTGAACAGGGAGGGTTTGCAATTGAGATTCCTGCCTTCAAATGGCCGGGTGATCTTCTGGCTGTTTTTCTTTTCTGTATCATTAACAACATTACTCATTGCAGAAAACGATCGTAAAGAATTGCAGAAAGCTACAAGTATGGCTGAGAAACTAAGCCTTCAAACTGATCCTTCTGCAGAAAACCTGTTAAACATTGCACTGCGTAATTTCAGACCTGAATTTCTTGACAATGAATTTCATCGTTTTACAACTTCAAGCGGCAACCAGTTTTTAAAAGACAGTCTTATCAGCGAAAATTTCAGCGGTTATCTTAATAAATTTGAAACCGAGATCTATACGTTTACAGGAGCAGAAGAACCCCAACCATTATTTAATATCGATTCAATTTCATTCAATACACTCAACACTGTTTATAAACTTCAAAGTAAACCAACGAGTGTGCGTGACTGGCAGTATTACGAGGAGTCGTTTGATAAGTTCTATTATATCGCCCGAAGGGAAGTAACTGACAGGGAAACGAACCAGGTGATCGGTTATGTATTCATTATTTCACGTCCGAAGCGTTATGCTGATGAAAAATTTTATCCTGAACTTTTTTCAAGAACATTCAATCTTCTTCCGGATGACATGCCATCCCATGCGTATGCGATCTACAAGAATAAGGAACTCATCAGCAGTGTAAATGATTATCCTTTTCCTATACATCTGAACGACACAAAGAAGGCCCGTTTATTGATTGAACAGAAAAAAAGAAATGGTTATTCGGAATTGTGGTACACTATTTCAAAAGACCTGACAGTAATTGTGGTGAGACCACAAAACAGATTGCTCGAAGGAATTACCTTGTTTGCTTACCTGTTCTGTGTGTTCCTGATCATGCTTGCGATCTTCAGGCTTGTGCAATATATATTGCAGTTGGGTATTAAACCTGAAAAGTGGAAAGAACATCTGCAGCTTACGTTCCGCACACAGGTTCACACAACCATCATTGGTATCAGTATTTTTTCATTCCTCGTTATTGGTGCATCAACCATCTTCTTCTTTATTAACAGGCATAGCCGGATAAATAAAGAACGATTGTCGAGAACGATCGGGATCATGCGCACCGAAGTGGAAGTTGCCTTGAACAATCATGCTGTATTTGATGATGTGTTGAAAGCTTATGACGATGCTGCCTCGGCTGAGCTGCAGGGAAAAATCAACCGCATTTCAGAGATACATGGGGTGGATGTAAATATTTATGATCCTGCAGGCAACCTGCGTTTATCATCACAACCTTATTATTACAATAAAGGATTGTTAAGCCGTAAAACAGATCCGTTGGCTTATTACAAATTATCGCAGGAATATCTTGTGCAAACAATTGAAGACGAAAAAGTAGGCAGCCGTTCATACATGAGTATTTATGTGCCTGTTCGTGATTCAGATGGACAAACCTATGCTTATCTCAACATTCCATACTTCACATCACAGAATGAATTGAAGCAGGAGATATCAAACTTCCTCGTAACACTCATCAACCTTAATGCATTTATTTTCCTTATTGCAGGGTTGGTTGCATTTTTTGTAACAAGCCGTATCACTAATTCGTTCGCCATTATCAGTGAAAAGATGAAGGAGATAAAACTTGGTAAAACAAACGAAGCCATTGTGTGGAATCGTAATGATGAAATTGGTGAACTCGTGCAGGAGTATAACGGGATGGTGAAACAGTTGGAAGAGAGTGCCAACTTACTTGCACGTAGCGAACGTGAAGGTGCGTGGCGTGAAATGGCTAGACAGGTGGCGCATGAGATCAAGAATCCGCTTACGCCAATGAAATTAAGTATCCAGTATTTGCAGAAAGCAGTTGATTCAAACTCCGCTGATGCAAAAAATATTTCGCAAAGTGTTGCAAAAACTTTGGTGGAGCAGATCGATTATTTATCAAACATCGCATCCGACTTTTCAAACTTTGCAAACATTGGCAATCCACGTTTGGAAAAAGTAAATCTTGTTGAATCGGTACAGTCGGTGGTTGATCTGTTCAACATGCACGAAGATGCACACATTGCTTTCAGCACAACGGCTGAAGCAGCTTTTGTAATGGCCGATAAAACACAGCTCAACCGTTTATTCACCAATCTCACACGTAATGCAATTGAAGCCGCACCTGCCGATGAAACGGCACTTGTAAAGTTGCAGGTAGAAGTGAAAGAAGAAAAAGTATTGGTTGCTGTTACTGATAATGGCCAAGGTATACGACCTGACTTACAGGATAAAATATTCTATCCCAACTTCACCACCAAAACATCCGGCACAGGATTAGGACTTGCGATGTGTAAGAGTATTGTAGAACAGATGAAAGGTGAAATATGGTTTGTTACTGAGCAACAAAAAGGCAGCACTTTTTTTGTAGAGCTGCCACTTATTCAATAA
- the mazG gene encoding nucleoside triphosphate pyrophosphohydrolase, producing the protein MQTATADSFLRLVKIMDELREQCPWDRKQTIHTLRQLTIEETYELTDAISEENWKDIKEELGDLMLHIVFYSKIGAEQNQFTIPDMINGVCEKLIARHPHIYGDVKVDDEKDVKRNWEKLKMKEGKTSVLSGVPKGLPSMVKAIRIQEKAKQVGFEWENKEQVFEKIEEEINELKEVVQTAEQDKIEEELGDVFFSLVNYARFLQIDADHALERTNQKFIQRFTQMEQEAISEGKQLTHLSLEEMDGIWNRIKQKNREEQ; encoded by the coding sequence ATGCAAACAGCAACAGCCGATAGTTTCCTGCGTTTGGTAAAGATCATGGATGAATTGCGGGAACAATGCCCGTGGGACAGGAAGCAAACCATACATACGCTTCGGCAACTTACTATTGAAGAGACCTATGAACTCACCGATGCAATTTCAGAAGAGAACTGGAAAGATATCAAAGAGGAGTTAGGCGATCTGATGTTGCACATTGTCTTTTACTCTAAAATTGGAGCTGAGCAAAATCAATTCACCATACCGGACATGATCAATGGAGTTTGTGAAAAACTGATTGCACGGCATCCGCATATTTACGGCGATGTAAAAGTGGATGATGAAAAAGATGTGAAACGCAACTGGGAAAAACTGAAGATGAAAGAAGGAAAAACGTCTGTGTTGAGTGGCGTGCCCAAAGGATTGCCTTCGATGGTAAAAGCTATCCGTATTCAGGAAAAAGCTAAGCAGGTTGGCTTTGAATGGGAAAACAAAGAACAGGTGTTTGAAAAAATTGAAGAGGAGATCAATGAATTAAAAGAAGTGGTGCAAACAGCCGAGCAGGATAAAATTGAAGAGGAGCTGGGCGATGTATTTTTTTCATTGGTGAATTATGCACGGTTTTTGCAGATTGATGCTGACCATGCGCTGGAACGTACAAATCAGAAGTTCATACAGCGGTTTACCCAGATGGAGCAGGAAGCGATCAGTGAAGGAAAACAGTTGACACATTTGAGTTTGGAAGAGATGGACGGCATCTGGAACCGCATCAAACAGAAAAACAGGGAAGAACAATAA
- a CDS encoding DUF3667 domain-containing protein: protein MSHSDERKEKNCLNCNARVFGRYCHVCGQENVEPRETAWHLVVHFFNDITHFEGKFNKAIRYLLFRPGFLPAEYARGRRMSYMNPVRMYVFTSAFFFIIFFSLFKIDDSAVALSYAKLEDRFRDSDVDFDVNFVSGKISVGKNEVGNINRMDKLNDKLIDSLIRASAQKKDSLNVGDSVKKKKPLSLFDFGDKFKSVETYDSIQKSLPENERDGWFSSLVSRKVAHINEKYGKTPGLAFARLTDVFLHKLPTIFFVSLPLFALILSLLYIRQRKQFNFVNHAIFSIYYYIFCFLLMLIYFAANKLGDMSGWSIFIWIQIALAFYLFIYLYKAMRNYYLQRRAKTIIKYFLLNFIFFIVVTFLFVGFLIFSAFNI from the coding sequence ATGTCGCACAGCGATGAACGGAAGGAAAAAAACTGCTTAAACTGTAATGCAAGGGTCTTTGGCCGGTATTGCCATGTGTGCGGACAGGAGAATGTTGAGCCAAGGGAAACAGCCTGGCACCTGGTTGTTCATTTTTTTAACGATATCACCCATTTTGAAGGAAAATTCAACAAAGCAATCCGCTATCTTTTATTCAGACCGGGTTTTTTACCGGCCGAGTATGCACGTGGCCGCCGTATGAGTTACATGAACCCGGTGAGGATGTATGTGTTTACATCGGCTTTCTTTTTTATCATTTTCTTTTCCTTGTTTAAGATCGATGATAGTGCAGTTGCTCTCAGTTATGCCAAACTGGAAGATCGTTTCAGAGATAGTGATGTAGACTTTGATGTGAACTTTGTTTCAGGTAAAATAAGCGTGGGGAAAAATGAAGTTGGTAACATCAACAGGATGGATAAGCTCAACGACAAGCTGATCGATTCACTCATCAGAGCATCAGCACAAAAGAAAGATTCATTAAATGTGGGTGATTCGGTGAAAAAGAAAAAGCCATTATCCTTGTTTGATTTTGGCGACAAGTTTAAGTCGGTTGAAACATATGACTCCATTCAGAAAAGTTTACCGGAAAATGAACGGGATGGTTGGTTTTCATCATTAGTCAGCAGGAAAGTAGCACACATTAATGAGAAATATGGCAAAACTCCCGGGCTCGCTTTTGCACGGCTTACTGATGTATTTCTGCATAAGTTGCCCACCATCTTCTTTGTATCACTTCCCCTGTTTGCACTCATTCTTTCGTTGTTATATATCCGGCAACGCAAACAATTTAATTTTGTGAACCATGCCATCTTCAGTATTTATTATTACATCTTCTGTTTCCTGTTGATGCTGATCTATTTTGCTGCAAACAAATTGGGTGACATGTCTGGCTGGAGTATTTTCATTTGGATACAGATAGCATTGGCTTTTTATTTGTTTATTTACCTGTATAAAGCCATGCGTAATTACTACCTGCAACGCAGGGCTAAAACTATCATCAAATACTTTCTGCTTAACTTCATCTTTTTCATTGTTGTTACTTTTCTTTTTGTTGGATTTTTAATTTTCTCAGCGTTTAATATTTAA
- a CDS encoding RHS repeat domain-containing protein has protein sequence MMHKLISAFVLLALLPFAGQSQYYQKDILSTRQTMEQIKQYKANKVRKVVLQSFEGTGEPVEQFICFQEISPSFNIMKTFSQTMATMQSVLVTQFNAKGQLIRSADSSNTTLNVSSYTYDAEGRLAVVENLSQAYAYKTKEIVRHQYTYDSTGLPVSMLRIKNGTDTAFIQFKADEKGNVGEEIITAKGKPTQTWYYYYDVQNRLTDIVRFNDRARRLLPDYVYEYNEQSLLSQMISVQSGGSDYVTWRYQYNPQGLKTKESCFSKQKQLMGYVTYRYE, from the coding sequence ATGATGCACAAACTAATATCCGCCTTCGTTTTACTTGCCCTGTTACCTTTTGCCGGCCAAAGCCAGTACTACCAGAAAGACATCCTCAGTACACGCCAAACCATGGAGCAGATCAAACAATACAAAGCCAACAAAGTGCGTAAAGTGGTGTTGCAGTCGTTTGAAGGAACCGGCGAACCTGTTGAACAGTTTATCTGCTTTCAGGAAATAAGTCCATCGTTCAATATCATGAAGACATTCAGTCAAACGATGGCGACCATGCAATCGGTATTGGTAACACAGTTTAATGCAAAGGGACAATTGATTCGCAGTGCCGATAGTTCCAATACAACATTGAATGTATCAAGTTATACTTATGATGCGGAAGGACGATTAGCAGTTGTTGAAAATTTATCGCAGGCATACGCCTACAAAACAAAAGAAATAGTTCGTCATCAATACACATACGATTCAACAGGATTACCTGTTTCGATGTTGCGCATTAAAAACGGAACAGATACTGCGTTTATTCAATTTAAAGCTGATGAAAAAGGTAATGTGGGTGAAGAGATCATCACAGCAAAAGGAAAACCAACGCAAACCTGGTATTACTATTATGATGTGCAAAACCGCTTAACAGATATTGTACGCTTTAATGATCGTGCACGCCGTTTGTTACCTGACTATGTGTATGAATACAATGAACAGTCTTTGCTTTCGCAAATGATCTCCGTACAAAGTGGAGGCAGCGATTATGTTACCTGGCGCTACCAATATAATCCCCAAGGATTAAAGACAAAAGAAAGTTGTTTCAGTAAGCAGAAGCAGTTGATGGGATATGTGACGTATAGGTATGAGTGA
- a CDS encoding glucosyltransferase domain-containing protein, with the protein MQTSKHLSTIIGIAILASFLIYYPVFFAEYAFTDEAHQLWYNNDGSNFIMFLNQGRLITGWLIDGAFGNMDSIGDIKWLRIFSFATMIMFILLYGVLSRKLFDDLKIDGKVWALSVVFIPCSLSAAIYVGWASCAEIFLATLAAFLSGYFLFKKVHSNETYLKVSTLTLVVSLFFAMCSLFTYQTAFGFFLLPFFLYFIKNKTAKIDRTIVIGVGFYLTCYVVYYFLFKYSLKVYNVPPSTRATINIDPLGKLSFFFSYPLAQAFSFNFLYNARSVLSQIFYPLVILFWVISLFVQIGKKNVGKITGHILICFALLILAYLPLMISVESFASYRTMFALNFLVFVMVCDFVLMFLTSSRMRNAVAGLAGLVFCAVAVYNYHINFSKPLEKEYAALRSYFMNNYEEGTEAIFFVRPPVNLFKPAFGVNYYTDEFGYPSTEKDWTPKPLLKQLVLEKTKSREKAKQVLFDVSSSTESPVFSSTDTTAKVLIIDMQTIFNAAVKPAGKSEN; encoded by the coding sequence ATGCAGACTTCAAAACACCTGTCTACAATAATTGGTATCGCCATCCTCGCCAGCTTCCTGATCTATTACCCGGTATTTTTTGCTGAGTACGCATTTACTGATGAAGCACATCAGCTTTGGTACAATAATGACGGTTCGAATTTTATCATGTTTCTGAACCAGGGCCGACTCATTACCGGTTGGTTAATTGATGGTGCCTTTGGCAATATGGATTCGATTGGCGATATAAAATGGTTGCGGATATTTTCATTTGCTACCATGATCATGTTTATCCTGTTGTATGGAGTGTTATCCAGAAAGCTGTTTGATGATCTTAAAATCGATGGCAAAGTATGGGCACTGTCCGTCGTGTTTATTCCTTGCAGTTTATCTGCTGCCATTTATGTTGGATGGGCATCCTGTGCCGAAATATTTTTGGCCACACTGGCTGCTTTTTTATCGGGCTATTTCCTGTTTAAAAAAGTACACAGCAACGAGACTTATTTAAAAGTTTCTACACTTACACTGGTTGTAAGCCTGTTCTTCGCCATGTGTTCGTTGTTTACTTACCAAACAGCCTTTGGTTTTTTCCTTTTGCCCTTCTTCCTGTATTTTATAAAAAACAAAACTGCTAAAATTGACAGAACGATCGTCATCGGTGTGGGCTTCTATCTTACATGTTATGTTGTGTATTATTTCCTGTTCAAGTATTCACTTAAAGTGTACAATGTTCCGCCAAGTACAAGGGCAACAATTAATATTGATCCTTTAGGGAAACTGAGTTTCTTTTTCTCCTATCCGTTGGCGCAGGCATTTAGTTTTAATTTTCTGTACAATGCAAGAAGTGTTTTGTCGCAGATATTTTATCCATTGGTTATACTTTTTTGGGTGATCAGTTTGTTTGTGCAGATCGGGAAAAAAAATGTGGGGAAGATCACCGGTCATATACTTATTTGTTTTGCATTGCTTATCCTTGCTTACCTGCCGTTGATGATATCAGTTGAAAGCTTTGCTTCGTACAGAACAATGTTTGCACTCAATTTCCTGGTATTCGTAATGGTTTGTGATTTTGTACTTATGTTTTTGACATCCAGCAGGATGAGAAATGCTGTAGCAGGACTAGCTGGTCTTGTTTTTTGTGCTGTTGCAGTCTATAATTACCACATCAATTTTTCGAAACCATTGGAAAAAGAATATGCCGCTTTGCGTTCTTATTTCATGAATAATTATGAGGAAGGAACAGAGGCGATATTTTTTGTGCGACCACCGGTGAATTTATTTAAGCCGGCATTCGGCGTAAATTATTATACCGATGAATTTGGATACCCTTCAACCGAAAAAGACTGGACTCCCAAACCATTGCTGAAACAACTTGTGCTTGAAAAAACAAAAAGCAGGGAGAAGGCCAAGCAAGTGCTGTTTGACGTTTCTTCATCAACTGAATCACCTGTATTTTCATCAACTGATACTACTGCAAAAGTTCTCATTATAGATATGCAGACAATTTTTAATGCAGCGGTGAAACCCGCCGGTAAGAGTGAAAATTGA
- a CDS encoding glycosyltransferase family 2 protein, whose amino-acid sequence MKKYLPHLQTLPSVAVVILNWNGRNFLQQFLPSVLASTYTNLRVIVADNASTDDSVQFVQQTFPSVEILTSNENYGFAKGYNFFLQQVKADYYVLLNSDVEVTTKWIEPIIELMEADKSIAACQPKILSFHQKDTFEYAGASGGWIDALGYPFSRGRVFDVLEKDTGQYNDAVEIFWASGAALFIRAEQFHAMKGFDEFFFAHQEEIDLCWRLQRSGYKVFVCPQSVVHHVGGGTLPTGSSQKVFLNFRNNLVMICKNLPWSQLWWKLPLRVGLDAVSAWKELLSGKSIYFFAVIKAHFAFTGWVFGPKQTATGTYPRLKTVYKGSVVWQYFIQKKKIFSEIVKAV is encoded by the coding sequence TTGAAAAAATATTTACCACACTTGCAAACCCTCCCGTCTGTTGCTGTTGTTATTCTTAACTGGAATGGAAGAAATTTCCTGCAACAGTTTCTGCCTTCTGTATTAGCATCAACGTACACAAATCTGCGGGTGATTGTTGCTGATAATGCATCAACAGATGATTCGGTACAGTTTGTACAACAAACATTTCCTTCGGTTGAAATATTGACAAGCAACGAGAATTATGGATTTGCAAAAGGCTATAATTTTTTTCTGCAACAGGTAAAGGCCGATTATTATGTGTTGCTGAACAGTGATGTGGAAGTAACTACTAAATGGATCGAACCAATTATTGAGTTGATGGAAGCAGATAAAAGCATTGCTGCCTGTCAGCCAAAAATTCTTTCTTTTCATCAGAAAGATACATTTGAATATGCAGGTGCAAGTGGAGGATGGATTGATGCATTGGGTTATCCGTTTTCACGTGGCCGTGTGTTTGATGTGTTGGAAAAAGATACCGGACAGTACAACGATGCTGTAGAAATATTCTGGGCAAGTGGCGCAGCACTGTTCATCAGGGCTGAGCAATTTCATGCAATGAAAGGTTTCGATGAATTCTTTTTTGCGCACCAGGAAGAGATCGATCTGTGCTGGCGTTTGCAGCGGAGCGGATACAAAGTATTTGTTTGCCCGCAATCGGTCGTGCATCATGTTGGTGGCGGCACCTTGCCAACCGGCAGCAGCCAAAAAGTATTTCTCAACTTCCGTAATAACCTGGTGATGATCTGCAAAAACCTGCCTTGGTCTCAACTGTGGTGGAAGCTTCCGCTGCGGGTTGGGTTAGATGCAGTATCGGCCTGGAAAGAATTACTCAGTGGAAAATCAATTTATTTTTTCGCTGTGATTAAAGCCCATTTTGCCTTTACAGGTTGGGTATTTGGCCCAAAACAGACTGCTACGGGCACATACCCCCGCTTAAAAACCGTATACAAAGGATCAGTTGTATGGCAGTATTTCATCCAAAAAAAGAAGATTTTTTCTGAAATTGTAAAGGCTGTCTGA
- a CDS encoding sensor histidine kinase yields MLGQYFNWRTLLAIIAIGIVTGTIFYSNYLADKIAVDERLKVEQWVEAGRFLIMAPIDADTKLPSLIRNEQKSIPIIETDEKDSIVSYINIDSSKIANDPGYLASKLKEFKGQNQPIILEISKDPLLINKYYFGHSALLQQVRYYPMVQLFIVALFIIITIFSLQIRNKSTQNQVWAGMAKETAHQLGTPVSSLQGWVEMLKEENAQSQIATEIEKDVQRLRLVSDRFGKIGSTPQLEPNNVVRQVEEMVEYIRKRATGKVHLEVKKNKADMIAAVSPPLFDWVIENLLKNALDAMDGKGNITVDMHEEERTIIIDVTDTGKGIVSQNINRVFKPGFTTKKRGWGLGLSLSKRIIEQYHKGQLYVKHSEPGKGTTFRIVLKK; encoded by the coding sequence ATGCTTGGTCAATATTTTAACTGGCGAACATTACTGGCAATTATTGCCATTGGCATTGTAACCGGTACTATTTTTTATTCGAACTATCTGGCCGATAAAATTGCAGTTGATGAACGACTGAAAGTGGAGCAATGGGTGGAAGCCGGTAGGTTCCTGATCATGGCACCCATTGATGCTGATACAAAACTTCCTTCACTCATTCGTAACGAACAGAAATCGATCCCCATTATTGAAACAGATGAGAAGGACAGTATTGTGAGTTATATCAATATCGACAGTTCAAAAATTGCAAACGATCCCGGTTATCTCGCTTCAAAACTAAAAGAATTCAAAGGTCAGAATCAACCAATCATTCTTGAAATAAGTAAAGATCCGTTGCTCATCAATAAATATTATTTCGGTCATTCTGCATTGCTGCAACAGGTGCGTTACTATCCCATGGTGCAGTTGTTTATTGTAGCACTGTTCATCATCATTACTATTTTCTCTTTACAGATCAGAAACAAATCAACCCAAAACCAGGTGTGGGCAGGTATGGCCAAAGAAACGGCGCATCAACTTGGTACGCCTGTTTCATCGTTACAGGGTTGGGTGGAAATGTTGAAAGAAGAAAATGCACAATCGCAAATTGCAACTGAGATCGAAAAGGATGTACAGCGGTTACGACTCGTGAGTGATCGTTTTGGAAAGATCGGCAGTACGCCTCAATTAGAACCGAATAATGTGGTGCGGCAGGTAGAAGAAATGGTAGAATATATCCGCAAACGAGCAACGGGTAAAGTGCATCTTGAAGTGAAGAAGAATAAAGCGGATATGATTGCAGCTGTTTCTCCCCCACTCTTCGATTGGGTGATTGAAAACCTGTTGAAGAATGCATTGGATGCGATGGATGGCAAAGGAAATATTACGGTTGATATGCACGAAGAAGAGCGAACCATCATCATTGATGTAACAGATACGGGCAAAGGCATTGTATCGCAAAACATCAACCGTGTGTTTAAACCTGGCTTTACTACGAAGAAACGTGGCTGGGGTTTAGGTTTATCGCTCAGCAAACGTATTATTGAACAATACCACAAAGGACAACTGTACGTAAAACACTCAGAGCCGGGAAAAGGCACTACGTTCAGGATTGTGTTGAAGAAGTAA